The proteins below are encoded in one region of Manis pentadactyla isolate mManPen7 chromosome 2, mManPen7.hap1, whole genome shotgun sequence:
- the LOC130682680 gene encoding uncharacterized protein C2orf78-like, which translates to MRKPSPGSSAHLPKLGAWAVSTEGYQTAPALRTIRNGLILAVSKNFQNPSLLGTSHSLQFPVPVVSHAASSLTGRVCDFSRVSAPTVSSTWLPPSASGTSFQPLMGTAKLYQHSSTTVLSAVTSQRQISTSVGDFTMTVTNQNRAMCTATQYAQTSYASYMVPVYPSLPGRLVQGIPTQMLNQGHSLSHPYQQGSQIYYYNQGTMGTLRSGELVPCWQSYGSVTDRGSRASAPQPEMTVLQEIQPAGTQPPVSTSGIYYYVSTQTIKETRFQVMETSQGLQPHQICCLPQHPHSQTLENNPPPEVGGISVRASVQSSGNPSALPPSKNQEQTQNNNLEDSKNKLLKPLDASQIPAENQDDVLLPIHIPDTHHLLDGTDPLNREKQPRSENIDLGKNSLSLEDQGTLVNENDSNSSFANIADQAGDSHLHPLFSSLKNFIQSKGPKVSKTQDTRATELNQVQKRSCIKKRSSGQAMNNSHEASEPLSGAPEAPDRDMNICNVADGDEAPANKSKRSRRKSPITAPRRTRKTRSCAQKTTRTRKRNSKKAEEGEQSGNKVKAQKKPTIPRMKRKKVEPELSQENFETPLSRLGMHMLESVQAPLATKPWLNTLREGKRLQKPDGSVNKECPSPSQSELPPPGKLKFVPLPFPTEERSPVCRVPRRRRSPASDQPALPSSTQPGSTSAAQSTAVGSSQQAPPSLTDPACSSLGPVSTNSTQRDLTKSTQPSVTQSAASRPVPYRMSLSTSLQQEPIPTAVPQNQPPPKPKSPYVNQEVYFFIPRPWRISDILGPEVSEPITEGQRPEREAMKSWCLWRGLSRRWSEWMISKAPRPLRQSPVKLAPWGQTTNTGPACATTTPESDRDLPMCPRALSGTFSPHGTDGMPSVVRGKGAWRSEQAGSGSLTS; encoded by the exons ATGAGGAAACCCTCTCCTGGGTCTTCTGCACATCTGCCCAAGCTGGGAGCATGGGCAGTGAGTACTGAAGGATACCAAACTGCTCCAGCACTGAGAACCATCAGAAACGGACTGATTCTTGCTGTCTCCA aaaatttccaaaatccATCTTTACTTGGAACTTCACATTCTCTGCAGTTCCCTGTTCCTGTGGTGAGCCATGCAGCTTCTTCCTTAACAGGAAGAGTCTGCGATTTCTCCAGAGTCTCTGCTCCCACTGTCAGTTCAACATGGCTGCCGCCATCAGCCTCTGGCACCTCTTTCCAGCCACTCATGGGGACTGCCAAGCTTTACCAACATTCCAGCACAACTGTGTTGTCTGCAGTTACCAGCCAGCGCCAGATCTCCACTTCAGTTGGAGACTTCACTATGACTGTCACTAACCAGAACAGAGCCATGTGCACGGCAACGCAGTATGCTCAGACTTCGTATGCCAGCTACATGGTCCCTGTGTATCCATCACTTCCTGGCAGGCTTGTTCAGGGAATACCAACCCAGATGCTAAATCAGGGACATAGTCtgtcacatccttaccagcaagGGAGCCAGATATATTATTACAATCAAGGCACAATGGGGACTCTGCGATCTGGAGAACTTGTCCCCTGCTGGCAATCCTATGGCTCTGTGACAGATAGAGGAAGTAGGGCCTCTGCCCCTCAACCAGAAATGACGGTACTACAGGAGATTCAGCCCGCAGGTACCCAACCACCAGTCTCCACATCTGGAATCTACTACTACGTGTCTACTCAAACCATCAAAGAAACACGTTTTCAAG TGATGGAGACTTCCCAGGGTTTGCAGCCTCACCAGATATGTTGTCTGCCACAACATCCACATAGCCAGACACTTGAGAATAACCCACCACCTGAGGTTGGGGGCATTTCAGTGAGAGCTTCAGTCCAGAGTTCTGGTAATCCCTCAGCACTTCCTCCATCTAAAAATCAGGAACAAACACAGAATAACAATTTGGAGGATAGTAAAAACAAACTTTTGaagcctctggatgcctcccagatCCCAGCAGAAAACCAAGATGATGTACTACTGCCTATACACATCCCTGATACTCACCATCTCCTGGACGGCACTGATCCCCTCAACCGAGAGAAGCAGCCTCGTTCTGAAAACATTGATCTGGGGAAGAACAGCCTGAGCCTTGAGGACCAAGGCACACTTGTAAATGAGAACGACTCGAACAGCAGTTTTGCAAACATTGCTGACCAGGCAGGAGACAGTCACCTTCATCCGCTCTTCAGTTCCTTGAAAAACTTTATTCAGTCCAAAGGTCCCAAGGTGAGCAAAACCCAAGATACCAGAGCCACCGAATTAAACCAGGTGCAGAAAAGGTCATGTATAAAAAAGAGGTCTTCTGGTCAAGCAATGAACAACAGTCATGAAGCCTCTGAGCCTCTCAGTGGTGCTCCCGAGGCACCAGACAGAGACATGAATATCTGCAATGTTGCAGATGGTGATGAGGCTCCTGCGAACAAGTCCAAGCGTTCTAGACGCAAATCTCCAATAACTGCACCAAGGAGGACTAGAAAAACTAGGAGCTGTGCACAGAAGACCACAAGAACCAGGAAAAGGAACTCCAAGAAAGCTGAAGAGGGTGAGCAGTCTGGAAACAAAGTCAAAGCACAAAAAAAGCCAACGATTCCCCGGATGAAGCGGAAGAAAGTtgaacctgagctcagccaagagaactttgAAACACCTCTAAGCAGGCTAGGCATGCACATGCTGGAGTCTGTGCAG gcacccctggccaccaaaCCATGGCTGAATACTCTACGTGAGGGGAAAAGACTTCagaaaccagatggcagtgtcaacaaagagtgtccatctccatctcaGAGTGAACTGCCACCTCCTGGGAAGCTCAAATTTGTGCCTTTGCCTTTTCCGACGGAGGAAAGGTCTCCAGTTTGCCGAGTTCCTCGTAGGCGACGGTCTCCGGCCTCAGACCAGCCAGCTTTGCCTTCCTCTACCCAGCCTGGCTCTACAAGTGCAGCTCAGTCTACTGCAGTCGGTTCATCCCAGCAAGCTCCTCCATCTTTAACAgatcctgcctgctcatctctgggtccagtctcGACCAACTCAACCCAACGAGACCTGACCAAGTCTACCCAGCCTAGTGTCACCCAGTCCGCTGCTTCTAGACCTGTACCCTACAGAATGTCACTTTCAACTTCTCTCCAGCAGGAGCCcattcccactgctgtgccccagaaccagcctccacccaagcctaaAAGCCCGTATGTAAACCAAGAGGTCTACTTCTTCATACCACGTCCATGGAGGATATCTGACATCCTTGGGCCAGAAGTGTCAGAGCCCATTACAGAAGGGCAGAGGCCAGAGCGGGAAGCTATGAAGAG CTGGTGCCTGTGGAGGGGCCTATCACGGAGGTGGTCAGAATGGATGATAAGCAAGGCCCCGAGACCGCTACGGCAGAGCCCTGTCAAGTTAGCACCATGGGGGCAGACGACCAACACGGGGCCAGCCTGTGCAACGACTACACCCGAGAGTGACCGAGATTTACCAATGTGTCCTCGGGCACTCTCAGGGACCTTTAGCCCTCATGGAACAGACGGGATGCCATCGGTAGTTCGAGGGAAAGGAGCCTGGAGGAGCGAGCAAGCTGGCAGCGGCTCCCTAACATCTTAA